In bacterium, one genomic interval encodes:
- a CDS encoding polysaccharide deacetylase family protein: protein MYVLITVDTESSKRRGKPLPYEQMVYGRVGEECFGIPKIISICNQYGLGATFFVSVFEAQHYGADLIKKTCLDIAEAGHDVQLHTHPNWIYSDWLMWQYPLERQIELIKRGKEMLCQFLGEPPIAHRAGAFGADFNTLKALAANAIPIDSSFFFGYPYCRLTSPPLSKNGISVISGMQMAASAIRHSPSANGVVEIPPTIFTEIKLGSFKRYRNLDPYTTSLPEMIRVVKQAKERGLKTVVVLLHSFTFLRMDRDRTRFEPDWKDIKKFDQFCAWLKGEPGIEVVTMKQIADLESEIRNPKSAISMSAIRHPKSEIEDDLVPHPGMPYTLMRSFTHFRKSRKNKLVAIFSLSTGLFLLMFLGWLIGFR, encoded by the coding sequence ATGTATGTTTTAATCACCGTTGACACCGAATCCAGTAAACGTCGAGGCAAGCCCTTGCCTTATGAACAGATGGTCTATGGCCGGGTAGGGGAAGAGTGCTTCGGTATTCCAAAGATTATTTCTATCTGTAATCAATATGGGCTGGGGGCTACCTTTTTTGTCAGTGTCTTTGAGGCCCAGCATTATGGGGCAGACCTTATCAAAAAGACCTGCTTAGATATAGCTGAGGCAGGCCATGATGTTCAGCTCCATACCCATCCTAACTGGATATATTCGGATTGGCTTATGTGGCAATATCCCTTGGAGAGGCAGATAGAGCTGATCAAAAGGGGCAAGGAGATGCTTTGCCAATTTTTGGGGGAACCGCCCATTGCCCATCGGGCCGGAGCATTTGGAGCGGATTTTAATACCTTGAAGGCCCTGGCCGCCAACGCCATCCCGATCGATTCCTCTTTTTTCTTTGGGTATCCTTATTGCCGGCTTACCTCGCCACCGCTCTCCAAAAACGGCATATCAGTAATCAGCGGAATGCAGATGGCGGCATCCGCCATCCGCCATTCGCCATCGGCTAATGGAGTGGTGGAGATACCGCCCACAATTTTTACTGAAATAAAATTAGGTTCCTTTAAGCGCTACCGGAACCTTGATCCCTACACGACTTCTTTGCCTGAGATGATTCGAGTGGTTAAGCAGGCCAAGGAGAGAGGCTTGAAGACCGTGGTGGTCTTGCTGCACAGTTTTACCTTTTTAAGGATGGACAGGGATCGAACCAGATTTGAACCGGACTGGAAGGACATTAAGAAATTCGACCAGTTTTGTGCCTGGCTCAAAGGCGAGCCGGGGATAGAGGTGGTCACCATGAAACAGATTGCGGATTTAGAATCCGAAATCCGCAATCCGAAATCCGCAATCAGTATGTCCGCAATCCGCCATCCAAAATCCGAAATCGAAGATGACCTGGTGCCTCATCCGGGTATGCCCTATACCCTTATGCGGTCTTTTACTCACTTCCGAAAGAGCCGGAAAAACAAACTGGTGGCCATATTTAGTCTGAGCACCGGTCTATTTCTCCTGATGTTTCTCGGGTGGCTTATTGGATTTCGGTAA
- a CDS encoding prepilin-type N-terminal cleavage/methylation domain-containing protein, whose amino-acid sequence MGYNTIKSDKGFTVIEVIISTAILLVMVLSIYTFFVSGLFSSLKGENKSRAVQIVRFAMDGELTNPRNPGLIDELRRAGKITLADEDSINFDITDTSGVTINTIDYSYLEPVSLATTASIQRADTQGSAVIADHILHPDGLQFTYFDGNGDTLAFPIGDPSVIRQIQVEIKTDINGDGQPDAVLTTKVAPRNL is encoded by the coding sequence ATGGGCTATAATACGATTAAAAGTGATAAAGGGTTTACCGTAATAGAGGTAATTATTAGCACCGCCATCCTGCTGGTGATGGTCTTAAGTATATACACCTTCTTTGTTTCAGGACTGTTCTCCTCGTTAAAAGGAGAAAATAAGTCACGCGCGGTCCAGATCGTCAGATTCGCTATGGACGGAGAATTGACCAATCCCAGAAATCCCGGCCTGATTGACGAACTGAGGCGGGCGGGCAAGATTACTTTGGCCGATGAAGATTCCATTAATTTTGACATAACTGACACCAGTGGAGTGACTATTAATACTATCGATTATTCCTATCTGGAGCCTGTCTCACTGGCTACTACCGCGAGCATCCAGAGAGCAGATACCCAAGGAAGCGCTGTTATTGCTGATCACATCCTGCATCCTGATGGCTTGCAATTCACCTATTTTGACGGCAATGGTGATACGCTGGCCTTCCCTATTGGAGACCCATCTGTTATTCGTCAGATACAGGTGGAGATAAAGACTGACATTAATGGCGACGGCCAGCCTGATGCCGTTTTGACCACCAAAGTGGCCCCTCGAAACCTGTAA
- a CDS encoding glycosyltransferase family 4 protein yields the protein MKILTLTTLFPNPKQPHLGLFVRERVKAMSHLCELKVVAPIRWPSRWRMADGGFRIRNPKSEIQNPKLEVFHPSVFLWPGIGRSLHWVAYFLSVVRTISRLRQTFSFDLLDVHYAYPDGAAGVLLGKYLKVPVSITVRGTDINLFSRERLRGRVIQWALVEADLVIAVSVDLGRKVVDLGVSPEKVKIIPNGVDSEKFYPVNPAEARRQLGLSSESLVILSVANLIKTKGIHHIIEAVKEVREKGKEVNLIIVGEGQARPGLERQIRDLGLIDSVKLIGACEQTQLYLWYNAANLFCLASYREGCPNVLLEALACGCPVAAVEVGGVPEIITSEDYGLLVKSPPDRGSLSEAIWKALNKDWDREKLISYARERTWDKVAEQVMIEFNQIADCESRIANCELRI from the coding sequence ATGAAGATTCTTACCCTAACCACCCTTTTCCCCAACCCGAAACAACCGCATTTGGGCCTTTTTGTCCGCGAACGGGTAAAGGCCATGAGCCATTTATGTGAGCTTAAGGTAGTGGCTCCGATCAGATGGCCCAGTCGATGGCGGATGGCGGATGGCGGATTTAGAATCCGAAATCCGAAATCTGAAATCCAAAATCCAAAATTAGAGGTTTTCCATCCCTCGGTCTTTCTGTGGCCAGGGATAGGTCGTTCCCTGCACTGGGTGGCTTATTTCCTTTCCGTAGTTAGAACCATCTCAAGACTTCGGCAGACCTTTTCTTTTGATCTTCTGGATGTGCACTATGCCTATCCGGACGGGGCGGCCGGGGTACTGTTGGGTAAATATTTGAAGGTGCCGGTAAGTATCACGGTTCGGGGAACGGACATCAACCTCTTTAGCCGGGAGAGACTTCGGGGAAGGGTGATTCAATGGGCTTTAGTTGAAGCCGATCTGGTTATTGCCGTTTCCGTTGATTTAGGGAGAAAAGTAGTTGATCTGGGGGTTAGCCCTGAAAAGGTGAAGATTATTCCTAATGGGGTCGATTCAGAGAAATTTTATCCGGTAAACCCTGCGGAGGCGAGGAGGCAGTTGGGATTGTCCTCTGAGTCTTTGGTCATTCTTTCTGTGGCTAATTTGATAAAGACAAAGGGGATTCATCATATTATCGAGGCGGTGAAGGAAGTTAGGGAGAAAGGGAAAGAGGTGAATTTAATTATTGTAGGTGAAGGCCAGGCCAGGCCGGGTTTGGAAAGGCAAATCAGAGACCTGGGCTTGATTGATTCGGTTAAACTTATTGGAGCTTGCGAACAGACTCAATTATATCTCTGGTATAATGCCGCTAACCTTTTCTGTTTGGCCTCTTATCGGGAGGGTTGTCCTAATGTCTTGCTGGAGGCATTAGCCTGCGGCTGTCCGGTGGCGGCTGTTGAGGTGGGTGGTGTGCCTGAGATTATTACTTCTGAAGACTATGGCCTTCTGGTAAAGAGTCCTCCTGATCGGGGCAGCCTGTCAGAGGCTATCTGGAAGGCCTTGAATAAAGACTGGGATAGAGAAAAGCTAATTAGCTATGCCCGGGAAAGGACCTGGGATAAGGTAGCCGAGCAGGTTATGATAGAATTCAATCAGATTGCGGATTGCGAATCGCGAATCGCGAATTGCGAATTACGGATTTAG
- a CDS encoding CBS domain-containing protein, whose protein sequence is MNSKPNDPQAGAPNSKFVCAEDIMTRQVVTARPDMSVKEVASLLVKYKISGLPVVDSSDRLIGIVTEADLVHQETNLHLPSVLTILDSFLVLESPKHFEEKLRKMVADKVGDIMSRQVIAVSPQAAVAEVATIMSQKRIHLLPVVSNQKLVGIISKADLVRFIAGE, encoded by the coding sequence ATGAACTCGAAACCCAACGACCCGCAAGCGGGTGCCCCGAACTCGAAATTTGTTTGTGCTGAAGACATTATGACTCGGCAAGTGGTTACGGCCCGGCCTGACATGTCGGTCAAGGAAGTGGCTTCACTTCTGGTTAAATATAAGATCAGCGGATTGCCAGTAGTAGATTCTTCAGACCGCCTGATCGGGATTGTTACTGAAGCCGACCTGGTGCACCAGGAGACAAATCTTCACCTCCCTTCTGTCCTTACCATCTTAGATTCCTTTCTTGTCTTGGAAAGCCCGAAGCACTTTGAAGAGAAATTGCGGAAGATGGTAGCCGATAAGGTGGGGGATATAATGAGCAGGCAGGTAATTGCCGTCTCTCCCCAGGCTGCCGTAGCTGAGGTAGCTACTATTATGTCCCAAAAGCGGATTCATCTTCTACCGGTTGTTTCCAATCAGAAGTTAGTTGGGATTATCAGCAAGGCTGACCTGGTTCGGTTTATTGCGGGAGAATAA
- a CDS encoding lysophospholipid acyltransferase family protein, whose protein sequence is MSYRIIQFILGLVFRLILRLKVVGEENIPPSGPVLIASNHISYLDPPLLGVAVRGRQLNFMAKAELFKFAPFAWVLRSLHAFPVKRKSADRKAIMRAVNILKEGQAFLLFPEGTRSHNGQLGRGQPGAGIIISQAQKSCALSIIPARIRGSELALPRGAFFIRPKPVEVKFGPPVLLEKVPEGKEGYQQVVDTVMEEIGRL, encoded by the coding sequence ATGTCTTACCGAATCATACAGTTTATTCTCGGGCTGGTATTTAGATTGATCCTTCGCCTCAAGGTAGTCGGGGAGGAAAATATCCCCCCCAGCGGACCGGTTTTGATTGCTTCCAATCATATTAGCTATCTTGATCCTCCTTTACTGGGGGTGGCGGTCAGGGGCCGTCAATTAAATTTTATGGCCAAGGCCGAGCTTTTCAAATTTGCGCCTTTTGCCTGGGTTCTCAGAAGTCTCCATGCCTTTCCAGTGAAACGTAAATCTGCTGATCGGAAGGCCATAATGAGGGCGGTTAATATTCTGAAAGAGGGCCAGGCCTTTCTTCTTTTTCCTGAGGGGACTCGCAGTCATAATGGCCAATTAGGTCGAGGGCAACCAGGGGCAGGCATAATTATTAGCCAGGCTCAAAAGTCGTGTGCCCTATCCATAATTCCGGCCCGAATTAGAGGGTCAGAGCTTGCCTTGCCTCGCGGGGCATTCTTTATCCGTCCTAAACCAGTGGAGGTTAAATTCGGGCCGCCTGTGCTTCTGGAGAAAGTACCTGAGGGTAAAGAGGGCTATCAGCAAGTAGTCGATACTGTTATGGAAGAAATCGGGAGACTGTGA
- a CDS encoding XrtA system polysaccharide deacetylase has product MLNALTIDVEDYFQVSAFESIVSRQDWSLYECRVEPNTRLILNILREAGVKATFFILGWVAEHFRSLVAEIAFEGHEIASHGYAHQLIYNQSKDEFREDIEKSIDLLEGITGEPVLGYRAPSYSITRNSWWALDVLIEAGLKYDSSIFPIHHDRYGIPDFPRFPHQIRDDFYEFPISTLKIGGMNFPMAGGGYFRLLPYPITRWAINRINDRERQPVIFYLHPWEFDPDQPKQPIGGLSRFRHYVNLDKTEAKFRRLLEDFQFAPVKEILGIGDCGLRIGG; this is encoded by the coding sequence ATGCTTAACGCCCTGACCATTGACGTGGAAGATTACTTTCAGGTTTCGGCCTTCGAATCGATTGTTAGCCGCCAAGATTGGTCGCTCTACGAGTGCCGGGTGGAACCGAATACCCGGCTAATCCTCAACATCCTGCGAGAGGCGGGAGTCAAGGCCACCTTTTTCATTTTAGGCTGGGTGGCCGAGCATTTTCGCTCTCTGGTGGCTGAGATAGCCTTTGAGGGCCATGAAATTGCCAGCCATGGGTATGCCCATCAACTTATTTACAATCAATCAAAGGATGAATTCAGAGAAGATATTGAAAAATCAATCGACCTCTTAGAGGGCATTACTGGAGAACCTGTTTTAGGTTATCGGGCGCCTTCTTATTCGATTACCCGCAACTCCTGGTGGGCCTTAGATGTCCTGATCGAAGCCGGGCTGAAATATGATTCCAGCATCTTTCCTATCCATCACGACCGATATGGCATTCCTGATTTCCCCCGGTTTCCTCATCAAATAAGAGATGACTTCTATGAATTCCCCATATCTACTTTAAAGATAGGGGGAATGAATTTCCCTATGGCCGGAGGAGGCTATTTTCGGCTTTTACCCTATCCGATCACCAGATGGGCCATAAACAGGATTAATGATCGAGAGAGGCAGCCGGTTATTTTTTACCTTCATCCCTGGGAATTTGATCCTGACCAGCCAAAGCAGCCCATAGGCGGATTAAGCCGATTCAGGCATTATGTTAATCTGGATAAGACCGAGGCTAAATTCAGAAGGCTCCTGGAAGACTTCCAATTCGCGCCGGTAAAAGAGATATTGGGGATTGGGGATTGCGGATTGCGGATTGGAGGATGA
- the cmk gene encoding (d)CMP kinase, producing MSDEQRQTDPRLDDPQADAPNSKLIIAIDGPAGSGKSTAARILAQKLGYKYVDTGAMYRAVTLKGLRLGVDLSGEEIVAILSETKIDFKDSRLYLDGEDVSQEIRTGPVTANVSKVAANAGVRACLVALQREMGDSGGIVMEGRDIGTVVFPEADLKFYLDASLAERARRRSQELTEEHDPERLKEEIKLRDEKDKGRQSGPLKLAEGALLIDTTELGIEEVVEKLRVKSEELMVKRGKR from the coding sequence GTGTCTGATGAGCAAAGACAGACGGACCCGAGACTCGACGACCCGCAAGCAGATGCCCCGAACTCGAAACTAATTATTGCCATTGACGGCCCGGCCGGGTCAGGCAAGAGCACGGCCGCCAGGATATTGGCCCAGAAGCTGGGCTATAAATATGTAGATACCGGCGCCATGTATCGCGCTGTTACCCTGAAAGGCCTCAGGTTAGGCGTAGACCTTTCAGGTGAAGAGATAGTGGCGATTCTTTCGGAAACGAAGATAGATTTCAAGGATAGCCGGCTCTACCTTGATGGCGAAGATGTTTCTCAGGAGATAAGAACCGGCCCAGTGACGGCAAATGTTTCGAAGGTAGCTGCCAACGCCGGCGTTCGAGCTTGCCTGGTAGCGCTTCAAAGAGAAATGGGCGATAGTGGCGGCATCGTTATGGAGGGACGAGATATTGGGACGGTGGTCTTTCCTGAGGCTGACTTGAAATTTTACCTTGACGCCTCTCTGGCGGAGCGGGCCAGACGTCGAAGTCAGGAACTAACAGAAGAACACGACCCGGAAAGGCTAAAAGAAGAGATAAAATTGAGGGATGAGAAGGACAAAGGACGCCAGAGCGGCCCCTTGAAGTTAGCCGAAGGCGCTCTTCTGATAGACACCACTGAACTGGGGATTGAGGAGGTAGTTGAAAAGTTGAGAGTTAAGAGTGAAGAGTTGATGGTTAAAAGAGGAAAAAGGTGA
- the def gene encoding peptide deformylase has protein sequence MPILPINIYGDAILKRKAKAVTQIDQRLYDLAANMAFTMESYHGIGLAAPQVGVGRRIIVLGINQEQSKELITLVNPEIIEAEGEAVQEEGCLSLPKMKGEVKRAHRLILKGWDLQNKEVKMVATDLFARVIQHEIDHLNGTLFIDRMDKEQRNFLLTQFKEARRRKK, from the coding sequence ATGCCTATTCTTCCTATTAATATTTACGGTGACGCTATTCTTAAGAGAAAAGCCAAAGCGGTGACTCAAATAGACCAAAGGCTTTATGATTTGGCCGCTAATATGGCCTTCACTATGGAGTCTTATCATGGGATCGGTCTGGCTGCGCCCCAGGTTGGAGTCGGTCGAAGGATTATTGTCCTGGGGATAAATCAGGAGCAGTCAAAGGAACTCATTACCCTGGTCAATCCGGAAATAATTGAAGCTGAGGGGGAGGCGGTGCAGGAAGAGGGGTGCCTTAGCCTTCCGAAAATGAAGGGTGAAGTGAAGCGGGCACATCGTTTGATCCTTAAAGGTTGGGACTTGCAGAATAAAGAAGTGAAAATGGTGGCTACGGACCTCTTTGCCCGGGTTATCCAACACGAGATTGATCATTTAAACGGCACCCTCTTTATTGATAGGATGGATAAAGAGCAGAGAAATTTCCTTCTGACACAGTTTAAAGAAGCCCGTCGCCGGAAGAAATAA
- a CDS encoding retroviral-like aspartic protease family protein, producing the protein MGRIVSHVTVENPLNPESRVECDALVDTGASHMILPQAWRARLGELRELGTVEMETADQSLLRGTACGPVQIQIEGFRPIFTEVVFVDMKPEDGKYEPLLGYIVLEQSQAAVDMLGHRLIYVKHLDLK; encoded by the coding sequence GTGGGAAGAATTGTATCGCACGTCACGGTGGAGAATCCGTTGAATCCAGAAAGCCGAGTTGAATGCGACGCCCTTGTCGATACGGGGGCTTCCCATATGATTTTGCCCCAGGCGTGGCGTGCACGTCTGGGTGAGCTTCGCGAGCTTGGAACCGTTGAGATGGAGACAGCCGATCAGTCCTTACTGAGAGGGACAGCCTGCGGGCCGGTGCAAATCCAGATTGAAGGCTTCCGGCCTATTTTCACTGAGGTCGTGTTTGTCGACATGAAACCGGAGGACGGGAAGTACGAGCCTCTCCTCGGTTATATCGTGCTCGAACAATCTCAAGCCGCCGTGGATATGCTCGGCCACCGTCTTATCTATGTAAAGCATCTTGATCTGAAGTAG